A genomic segment from Micromonospora echinaurantiaca encodes:
- a CDS encoding AzlD domain-containing protein has protein sequence MSSMLVTVLIFAVINYGVKAVGPVLLYERRFPEQVEAVIEALPAALLAGMLVSVVVDAQWRGLDPAILAGLTGAAVAWRLHAGQLVTVLVCLAITVAVRWLF, from the coding sequence ATGAGTTCGATGCTGGTCACGGTTCTGATCTTCGCCGTCATCAACTACGGGGTGAAGGCGGTAGGGCCGGTGTTGCTGTATGAGCGGCGGTTCCCCGAGCAGGTTGAAGCGGTGATCGAGGCGCTGCCTGCGGCCCTTCTGGCCGGGATGCTGGTCTCCGTCGTGGTCGATGCACAGTGGCGTGGCCTAGATCCGGCGATTCTCGCGGGCCTGACCGGAGCCGCTGTGGCGTGGCGACTGCATGCCGGGCAGCTGGTGACAGTGCTCGTGTGCCTGGCCATCACGGTCGCCGTGCGGTGGTTGTTCTGA
- a CDS encoding glycoside hydrolase family 15 protein, which produces MQEYPPIEDHGLIGDLQTAALVTRDGTVDWFCAPRFDSPSIFGALLDRRRGGYFAIAPDGVRYVCKQLYLPDTPILITRFISADGVAEITDFMPVTGEQPTDQHRLVRMVRMIRGSMRFKVECRPRFNYGRDHHDLSIQYEGYIFRGPSLTLTLNPIRRVRRLIRGQEIDSSGGDLVGFITLNEGDVGGAVLETAATHAPRVIPTEEAELLFEQTRDYWRRWLDRSRYTGRWREMVERSAITLKLMTFAPSGAMIAAPTTGLPEEIGGGRNWDYRYTWIRDTSFSVHALLGLGFTEEARRYMNWLDERIREAGENAVPLKIMYRVDGSSDLYEEELCHLEGYRGSSPVRIGNGAADQLQLDIHGEALDAMHLADEQGIRTSHQVWRSTVRLVDWLCDNWDQPDAGIWESRSHPRHYTYGRLMSWVALDRAIRLAARHGRPGAVDRWARHRNNIYDQIMAKGYHQGRRSFVQSFGENVLDASLLIMPSVGFVTPNDPMWRSTLNAIDHELVSDSLVRRYKPSAAPDGLPGDEGTFNMCTFWYVAALACSGRLEDARLTFEKMFTFSNHLRLYAEEISSTGEQVGNFPQAFSHLSLITSAVVLNDLLDASREN; this is translated from the coding sequence ATGCAAGAATACCCGCCAATTGAGGACCATGGCCTCATCGGCGATCTGCAGACTGCCGCTCTGGTTACGCGTGACGGCACGGTCGACTGGTTTTGCGCGCCTCGGTTCGACTCCCCCAGCATCTTCGGCGCCCTTCTAGACCGGCGGCGGGGTGGCTACTTCGCAATCGCCCCGGACGGCGTGCGATACGTCTGCAAGCAACTCTACCTTCCCGACACACCTATTTTGATCACGCGATTCATCAGTGCCGACGGTGTCGCGGAAATTACAGACTTCATGCCCGTCACTGGCGAACAACCAACCGACCAACATCGCTTAGTGCGTATGGTGCGGATGATACGGGGCAGTATGCGCTTCAAGGTGGAGTGCCGCCCTAGGTTCAACTACGGCCGCGACCACCACGACCTATCCATCCAGTACGAGGGCTACATCTTTCGTGGCCCGTCCCTGACCTTGACTCTCAACCCCATCCGGCGAGTCCGGCGGCTGATTCGCGGGCAAGAAATCGACAGTAGCGGCGGCGACCTCGTCGGGTTTATCACCCTTAATGAAGGGGATGTAGGCGGGGCGGTCCTAGAAACGGCCGCAACCCATGCGCCACGGGTCATCCCGACTGAAGAGGCCGAGTTATTGTTTGAGCAAACTCGAGATTATTGGCGCCGCTGGCTCGACCGATCTCGGTACACCGGCCGGTGGCGGGAAATGGTCGAGCGCTCCGCCATTACTCTGAAGCTCATGACGTTTGCGCCCAGCGGCGCCATGATCGCTGCACCCACCACTGGCCTGCCCGAGGAGATCGGAGGCGGCCGAAACTGGGACTACCGCTATACCTGGATCCGTGACACGTCGTTCTCGGTACACGCCCTCCTTGGCCTTGGATTTACCGAAGAAGCTCGCCGGTACATGAACTGGCTAGACGAGCGCATCCGGGAAGCAGGCGAGAATGCGGTACCGCTCAAGATCATGTATCGCGTGGACGGCTCATCTGACCTCTACGAAGAAGAGCTCTGCCACCTCGAAGGGTACCGAGGCTCCAGCCCTGTCCGTATCGGCAACGGCGCGGCCGACCAACTCCAGCTCGACATTCACGGTGAGGCCTTGGATGCGATGCACCTTGCCGATGAACAGGGCATCCGCACATCCCACCAGGTGTGGCGCAGTACAGTTCGGCTCGTTGACTGGCTTTGCGACAACTGGGACCAACCCGACGCAGGCATATGGGAGAGCCGCAGCCATCCCCGCCACTACACCTATGGCCGCCTCATGTCTTGGGTAGCGCTGGATCGGGCGATCCGCCTCGCCGCTCGTCATGGCCGACCGGGTGCGGTGGACCGGTGGGCTCGCCATCGCAATAATATCTACGACCAGATAATGGCCAAAGGCTACCATCAGGGCCGCCGGTCATTTGTTCAAAGTTTTGGGGAGAATGTCCTCGACGCTTCACTGCTCATCATGCCATCGGTCGGTTTCGTAACGCCAAACGATCCGATGTGGCGATCTACACTGAATGCCATCGACCACGAACTTGTCTCGGACAGCCTCGTCCGTCGCTACAAACCTTCCGCCGCCCCTGACGGCCTCCCCGGCGACGAGGGAACCTTCAATATGTGCACCTTCTGGTATGTCGCAGCCCTCGCCTGCAGTGGCCGCCTAGAGGACGCACGTCTGACCTTCGAGAAAATGTTTACCTTCAGTAACCACCTGCGCCTTTATGCCGAGGAAATCTCGTCTACCGGCGAACAGGTTGGAAACTTTCCCCAGGCATTCAGCCATCTGTCCCTTATTACCTCAGCAGTGGTACTTAATGATCTGCTCGACGCGAGCCGTGAGAATTAG
- a CDS encoding MFS transporter, producing the protein MTTKGAAPATGGRVAAGRREWLGLVVLGLPTLLISMDMTVLHLAVPQISAALNPSGAQLLWIVDVYSFFVAGLLIVMGAIGDRIGRRRLLLAGAVGFGVASLLAAYSTSAETLIVARALLGVAGSTLMPSTLALIRNMFHDAKQRAMAVAAWSMTLMAGAALGPVVGGVLLEFFWWGSVFLLAVPVMAILLAFAPVLLPEHRDHHPPRLDWAGAVLSLIAVLAAIYGLKRAAEDGLDGVTALAMGVGLTAGLLFIAGLRRSNHPLIDLTLFRRRTFSVALSVLLLSTLVLFGITYFTAQYVQLVLGLSPLAAGLWMVPPLLVGLLLTMLATAASGRLRPTHVIVGGLALAAPGFAVLAGLDDTGDLPQLVIGLAFAFGGILPASTLGVDIVISAAPPQRAGAASAISETATELGGALGIAVLGSIGAAVYRERIGAALPAGTSQRVADAARDSLGGATAAELPPAVLSAAREAFAAGMRVSAIVAALLVVAASLTVATVLRQTRGSRAAGRGQRAVG; encoded by the coding sequence GTGACGACGAAGGGGGCAGCGCCCGCCACGGGCGGGAGAGTGGCCGCAGGGCGGCGAGAGTGGCTCGGTTTGGTTGTGCTCGGCCTTCCCACGCTGCTCATCTCGATGGACATGACCGTCCTGCACCTGGCAGTGCCGCAGATCAGCGCCGCGCTGAACCCGTCCGGCGCTCAACTGCTGTGGATCGTGGACGTCTACAGCTTCTTTGTCGCCGGTCTGCTGATTGTTATGGGGGCCATTGGTGACCGGATCGGCCGGCGCCGGTTGCTACTGGCCGGTGCCGTCGGCTTCGGCGTGGCGTCGCTGCTGGCCGCCTACTCGACCAGCGCGGAAACGCTGATCGTCGCCCGCGCGCTACTGGGCGTCGCCGGTTCGACGCTCATGCCATCGACGTTGGCGCTCATCCGCAACATGTTCCACGACGCGAAGCAGCGCGCCATGGCCGTTGCCGCGTGGTCGATGACCCTCATGGCGGGCGCCGCGCTCGGCCCCGTCGTCGGCGGCGTGCTGCTGGAGTTCTTCTGGTGGGGCTCGGTGTTCCTGCTTGCCGTCCCGGTAATGGCGATCCTGTTGGCCTTCGCGCCGGTACTGTTGCCGGAGCACCGCGATCACCACCCGCCCCGGTTGGACTGGGCCGGCGCGGTACTGTCGCTGATCGCGGTGCTGGCCGCAATCTATGGCCTCAAACGCGCCGCCGAGGACGGCCTTGACGGAGTGACCGCGCTGGCAATGGGGGTCGGGCTCACCGCAGGCCTCCTGTTCATCGCCGGGCTGCGTCGATCCAACCACCCGTTGATCGACCTGACACTGTTCCGGCGGCGGACCTTCAGCGTGGCGCTGTCCGTCCTGCTACTCAGCACGCTCGTTCTATTCGGGATCACCTACTTCACCGCGCAATACGTGCAACTCGTTCTCGGGCTGAGCCCGCTCGCCGCCGGGCTCTGGATGGTGCCCCCGCTGCTGGTGGGGCTCCTGCTCACCATGCTCGCGACGGCCGCCAGCGGTCGGCTGCGTCCCACGCATGTCATCGTCGGCGGGTTGGCGCTGGCCGCGCCGGGCTTCGCCGTCCTGGCCGGTCTTGACGACACGGGTGACCTGCCTCAACTGGTCATCGGTCTCGCCTTCGCATTCGGAGGCATCCTGCCCGCGTCCACCCTCGGTGTTGACATCGTCATCAGTGCCGCACCACCCCAGCGGGCAGGCGCCGCGTCGGCCATCTCCGAAACCGCGACCGAACTCGGCGGAGCCCTGGGCATCGCGGTCCTGGGCAGCATAGGCGCCGCCGTGTACCGTGAGCGGATCGGCGCCGCCCTACCGGCCGGAACGTCGCAGCGCGTGGCGGACGCCGCCCGCGACTCGCTCGGCGGCGCGACCGCCGCAGAACTGCCCCCGGCGGTTCTTAGCGCGGCTCGAGAGGCCTTCGCGGCCGGCATGCGGGTATCCGCGATCGTCGCCGCACTGCTGGTTGTCGCCGCGTCGCTGACCGTCGCGACCGTGCTTCGCCAAACACGTGGGTCACGAGCGGCCGGTCGTGGTCAGCGCGCTGTCGGGTGA
- a CDS encoding winged helix-turn-helix transcriptional regulator — MQRTNFAEISCSIARTFDLLGEPWTALILRDVFTGVTRFEGLQRDLGVSRKVLAERLGRLVDQQVLRRRSYSDRPPRYEYLLTDKGFELCAVLLVAVAWGDRWTAGSAGPPALLYHRTCGALTRAEVRCAECGEPLHATDVDIEDGRGPTR, encoded by the coding sequence ATGCAGAGGACGAATTTCGCCGAGATCTCCTGCTCGATCGCGCGTACCTTCGATCTGCTCGGCGAGCCTTGGACGGCCCTGATCTTGCGCGATGTCTTCACCGGGGTCACCCGCTTCGAGGGCCTTCAGCGTGACCTCGGCGTATCCCGCAAGGTGCTCGCCGAACGGCTCGGCCGGCTCGTGGACCAGCAAGTACTCCGGCGGCGATCGTACTCGGATCGACCGCCTCGCTATGAGTACCTGCTTACCGACAAGGGCTTTGAGCTCTGCGCGGTGCTGTTGGTCGCGGTTGCATGGGGCGACCGCTGGACGGCGGGATCGGCCGGGCCGCCCGCGTTGCTTTACCACCGTACGTGCGGCGCGCTCACGCGCGCCGAGGTCCGCTGCGCCGAGTGCGGCGAACCACTCCACGCCACCGACGTCGACATCGAAGACGGCCGCGGGCCCACGCGATGA
- a CDS encoding AzlC family ABC transporter permease yields the protein MSAKARVRERGRPHGWRGGVRIGSGLAVAAFALAVSFGAAAVTEGWPAWLVVLMSAVVFAGGAQFALVIAFSGGGGTMAALGAATLINLRFVPMAVTASRSLIGGRWVRSVHAQAVVDGSWAAAHRPDGSVDRELMIAASLMQWPAWVAGTAIGAYLTPGPDLAHALGLDTIFPAFFLVFVLDSLRDEPRHRSTVFLAALIAAMMCWFVPPGIALLCAGIASLLALRETRRRA from the coding sequence ATGAGCGCGAAAGCGCGGGTGCGCGAACGGGGCCGGCCGCATGGTTGGCGAGGTGGTGTGCGCATTGGGTCCGGCCTGGCTGTGGCGGCATTTGCGTTGGCGGTCAGCTTCGGTGCGGCTGCGGTCACGGAGGGCTGGCCGGCGTGGCTTGTGGTGCTGATGTCGGCGGTCGTGTTCGCCGGTGGGGCACAGTTCGCGCTGGTGATCGCATTCAGTGGCGGAGGTGGCACCATGGCCGCGCTGGGGGCGGCGACGCTGATCAATCTGCGGTTCGTTCCGATGGCTGTCACGGCGTCGCGCTCGCTGATTGGTGGCCGGTGGGTGCGGTCGGTGCACGCCCAGGCCGTTGTGGATGGTTCGTGGGCGGCGGCTCATCGCCCGGATGGATCGGTGGATCGGGAGCTGATGATCGCCGCGTCGCTGATGCAGTGGCCGGCGTGGGTCGCCGGCACTGCGATCGGGGCTTATCTCACGCCCGGACCGGACCTCGCTCACGCACTGGGGCTGGATACGATCTTCCCGGCGTTCTTCCTCGTCTTCGTGCTCGATTCGCTACGGGACGAGCCGAGGCATCGGTCGACCGTGTTTCTGGCGGCGTTGATCGCCGCGATGATGTGCTGGTTCGTCCCGCCGGGGATTGCGCTGCTGTGCGCCGGCATTGCCTCCCTGTTGGCATTGCGTGAGACGAGGAGGCGCGCATGA
- a CDS encoding winged helix DNA-binding domain-containing protein: MKLTWDQVFAWRMRRQLLDRQVKDTGVAAVVRVLCGVQAQVASCAELAVAARQAKPIKGDLPKAVKDKKLIKTWAMRGTLHLLAPEDAPAYLSLLAATRAWEKPVWQRNFVTLKELEAIAEGVYTALDGKVLTREQLTEAVIEHTKDASIREDLTSGWGTVLKPLAFQGYLINGPSDGNRVTFTRPDTYLRGWKGLPHPAEAARVAIPAYLNSYGPASIDVFNQWLYRGGLKMTHLKSWYADLVDAGELIEVDVEGQSAYAPAREVDKIAKVKPFDEVRLLPAFDQYILGPGTKDTQLIGATRRKDISRAGGWISAVVVHQGRIAGTWELKDDRLDVVLFKECGDVPKGEIEAEAERIATFTGSTPEVQIRTG, encoded by the coding sequence ATGAAGTTGACGTGGGATCAGGTGTTCGCATGGCGGATGCGTCGTCAACTTCTTGACCGTCAGGTGAAAGACACCGGTGTAGCTGCCGTCGTGCGGGTCCTCTGTGGTGTGCAGGCGCAGGTCGCGTCATGTGCCGAACTTGCCGTCGCGGCGCGCCAGGCGAAACCAATCAAAGGCGACCTGCCGAAGGCAGTTAAAGACAAGAAGCTCATCAAGACCTGGGCGATGCGCGGCACGTTGCATCTACTGGCCCCGGAAGACGCGCCCGCCTATCTGTCGCTGCTGGCCGCCACCAGGGCGTGGGAGAAGCCGGTGTGGCAGCGCAACTTTGTTACCCTCAAGGAATTAGAGGCGATCGCTGAGGGCGTCTATACAGCGTTGGATGGCAAAGTTCTCACCCGCGAACAGTTGACGGAAGCCGTGATCGAGCATACGAAGGATGCCAGCATCAGGGAGGACCTGACGTCAGGCTGGGGTACGGTGCTCAAGCCGCTGGCGTTTCAGGGATATCTCATCAACGGGCCGAGCGACGGTAACCGAGTCACGTTCACCCGTCCGGACACCTACCTGAGGGGTTGGAAAGGACTGCCGCACCCGGCAGAAGCGGCGCGCGTCGCGATTCCGGCGTACCTCAACAGCTACGGTCCCGCGTCAATCGACGTGTTCAACCAGTGGCTCTACCGCGGCGGGCTGAAGATGACCCATTTGAAGTCATGGTACGCCGACCTCGTTGACGCCGGCGAGCTCATCGAGGTGGACGTTGAGGGTCAGTCAGCGTACGCACCCGCGCGCGAAGTGGACAAGATTGCGAAGGTCAAGCCATTCGACGAGGTGCGCCTACTTCCCGCCTTCGACCAGTATATACTCGGCCCGGGCACGAAGGATACCCAGCTGATCGGCGCCACGCGTCGCAAGGACATCAGCAGGGCAGGGGGATGGATATCTGCCGTAGTGGTTCATCAGGGACGAATCGCCGGCACCTGGGAGCTCAAGGATGACAGGCTGGATGTGGTGCTGTTCAAGGAGTGCGGCGATGTCCCAAAGGGGGAGATTGAGGCGGAAGCCGAGCGCATCGCCACGTTCACCGGCAGTACCCCTGAGGTACAGATTAGAACCGGCTGA
- a CDS encoding DMT family transporter, with the protein MKKQSSATAETTVTADRVIGLTLGALGVLAFSMSLPATRVAVQQLDPWFVAFGRAVGAALLATAYLRSTNPPRPTRSQWRRLSIVALGVVVGFPLFTSLALTTHTSAHGAVVITVLPAMTAVFAVLRAGERPPLLFWAASIGGLLAVLAFLITSGAVHGALSTADLFLLAAVVLCGLGYAEGGALAREMGGARTICWALLLSLPVTLLITLVAASAHPPRADAAAWSAFGYLTAISMFLGFFAWYAGLARGGIAQVGQIQLTQPVLTLLWSALLLAETVTPASIGAALVVLACVVLCQHARSARNNSGRNR; encoded by the coding sequence ATGAAGAAACAGAGTAGCGCTACTGCCGAAACTACGGTAACGGCGGATCGGGTCATCGGTCTTACGCTCGGCGCGCTGGGCGTGCTCGCTTTCAGCATGTCGCTTCCGGCCACCCGCGTCGCCGTTCAGCAACTCGACCCGTGGTTCGTAGCCTTCGGTCGAGCCGTCGGTGCGGCGTTACTGGCAACGGCGTACCTACGGTCCACCAACCCGCCCCGGCCGACTAGGAGCCAGTGGCGGCGACTGTCGATCGTCGCGCTGGGCGTGGTCGTCGGCTTCCCGCTGTTCACCTCGCTGGCACTGACCACCCACACCTCGGCACACGGCGCGGTGGTCATCACCGTGCTGCCCGCCATGACCGCCGTGTTCGCGGTACTGCGAGCCGGCGAGCGCCCACCCCTGTTGTTCTGGGCCGCCAGCATCGGCGGGCTACTGGCGGTGCTCGCCTTCCTGATCACGAGCGGTGCTGTGCACGGCGCACTGTCGACGGCCGACCTTTTCCTGCTCGCGGCGGTCGTCCTGTGTGGGCTGGGATACGCCGAGGGCGGCGCGCTCGCCCGGGAAATGGGCGGCGCCCGGACGATCTGCTGGGCCCTGCTGCTCTCGCTGCCCGTCACCCTGCTCATCACGCTCGTCGCCGCGTCGGCCCACCCGCCGCGCGCCGACGCCGCTGCCTGGTCGGCGTTCGGCTACCTCACCGCAATCTCCATGTTCCTTGGTTTCTTCGCCTGGTACGCAGGCCTAGCCCGAGGTGGCATCGCCCAGGTCGGCCAGATCCAGCTCACACAGCCGGTACTCACTCTGCTCTGGTCCGCGCTACTGCTCGCAGAGACCGTCACCCCTGCCTCGATCGGGGCAGCGCTGGTCGTGCTGGCCTGCGTCGTACTGTGCCAACACGCTCGCAGCGCGCGCAACAACTCAGGACGCAACCGCTGA
- a CDS encoding aminotransferase-like domain-containing protein, protein MNDGNAVDRIIQDLRGLVAAADAGTRLPSVRELTTRHQASPVTVAEAVRRLVAQGLIETRPGKGTFVAALPHERRAPDLSWQTVALGARRPGEEEVQALLALPPAGAIPLSGGYLDADLQPAATLGAALARAARQPTAWQRWPVEGREDLRAWFAREAGARLRADDMVICPGGQAALSSALRALAAPGDTLLVESPTYLGALAAARAAGLRVVPVPADADGVVPNQLAAAFARTGARLFYCQPLYANPTGATLAAHRRVEVAGAIRDAGAFLIEDDYARDLTIDGEAPLPLAADDPDGHVIYLRSLTKSVAPGLRVAAIGARGPAGARLRSARLLDDFFVAGPLQQATLEFVTAPAWTRHRRTLRTALRARREALLTALRRHLPELALPTVPRGGLHLWVRLPDSTDDVALAAAATAEGVVVFPGRPWYAAEPPAPHLRLTYAAAPPDLMDEAVRRLARALRKEATPS, encoded by the coding sequence ATGAACGACGGTAACGCGGTGGACCGCATTATCCAAGATCTGCGCGGGCTCGTGGCCGCCGCGGACGCCGGCACACGGCTGCCTTCGGTGCGCGAGTTGACCACCCGACATCAGGCCTCGCCGGTGACTGTAGCCGAGGCGGTCCGACGGCTGGTGGCGCAAGGCCTGATCGAGACGCGACCAGGAAAGGGCACCTTCGTGGCCGCCCTTCCGCACGAGCGACGCGCCCCCGACCTGTCCTGGCAGACCGTCGCTCTCGGTGCCCGCCGACCTGGCGAGGAGGAGGTGCAAGCGTTACTGGCGTTGCCCCCTGCGGGAGCGATTCCGCTATCTGGCGGCTACCTGGACGCAGATCTGCAGCCGGCCGCGACGCTCGGCGCCGCGCTCGCCCGGGCGGCCCGGCAGCCCACGGCATGGCAGCGCTGGCCCGTCGAGGGGCGCGAGGACCTGCGCGCCTGGTTCGCCCGTGAGGCCGGGGCCCGGCTGCGCGCCGACGACATGGTGATCTGCCCGGGCGGGCAGGCGGCGCTGTCGTCCGCGTTGCGCGCGCTCGCCGCACCCGGCGATACCCTGCTCGTCGAGTCCCCGACTTACCTGGGGGCGCTGGCCGCCGCCCGGGCGGCTGGGCTCCGAGTAGTACCGGTGCCCGCCGACGCCGACGGCGTAGTCCCTAACCAGCTCGCCGCCGCGTTTGCTCGCACCGGCGCGCGACTGTTCTATTGCCAACCGCTTTACGCCAACCCGACCGGCGCGACCCTGGCAGCTCACCGCCGAGTCGAGGTCGCCGGTGCCATACGCGACGCCGGAGCGTTCCTGATCGAGGACGACTACGCCCGCGACCTCACCATCGACGGAGAGGCCCCGCTACCGCTGGCCGCCGACGACCCTGACGGGCACGTAATCTACCTGCGCTCACTGACCAAGTCGGTCGCTCCCGGCCTCCGCGTCGCCGCGATCGGCGCCCGCGGCCCAGCCGGGGCCCGGCTGCGTTCGGCCAGGTTGCTCGACGACTTCTTCGTCGCCGGCCCGCTGCAGCAGGCCACGCTGGAGTTCGTCACCGCACCGGCGTGGACGAGGCACCGCCGCACCCTGCGCACCGCGTTGCGGGCACGGCGCGAGGCGCTTCTGACCGCACTGCGCCGGCACCTGCCCGAACTCGCCCTGCCGACGGTCCCACGCGGCGGCCTGCACCTGTGGGTCCGCCTTCCGGACAGCACCGACGATGTCGCGCTGGCCGCCGCAGCGACCGCCGAAGGCGTCGTCGTCTTCCCCGGCCGTCCCTGGTACGCGGCAGAACCCCCGGCGCCGCACCTGCGCCTGACCTACGCCGCTGCCCCACCCGACCTCATGGACGAGGCCGTTCGCCGCCTCGCTCGCGCCCTCCGAAAAGAAGCGACACCCTCTTAG
- a CDS encoding transposase: MLEPLLPAPKPPDRRSLWSRRQLIDGIRWRTRVDAPWREVPPRYGSWSACMPCF, from the coding sequence GTGCTGGAGCCGTTGCTACCGGCGCCGAAGCCGCCGGATCGACGGTCGTTGTGGAGTAGGCGGCAGTTGATTGACGGGATCCGGTGGCGGACCCGGGTGGATGCTCCGTGGCGGGAGGTGCCGCCCCGGTACGGGTCCTGGTCGGCGTGTATGCCCTGTTTTTAG
- a CDS encoding LysE family translocator — protein MVVLMLGVPMEAYGAFLAASFVIAVVPGADHVYLGAVALRNGRRAGVVAASGMAVSMTVHTLVAVTGVGAVVVALPAALVTIRLVGAGYLVYLGMGALRRADGPDAPPVTATGRNFWRAMVVNLTNPKIVIFFIAFLPQFVDTTIGHSAVQLLVLGLSFVVVGFLIDTVYALLGGLVGRLLARRGKNARALAMISGIVYLVLGALVLASLLIDLLAVRPEPF, from the coding sequence GTGGTTGTTCTGATGCTCGGCGTTCCGATGGAGGCCTACGGGGCATTCCTGGCGGCGTCCTTCGTGATCGCCGTGGTGCCCGGCGCTGACCATGTCTACCTCGGCGCCGTCGCGCTGCGGAACGGTCGGCGCGCGGGAGTGGTCGCGGCATCCGGGATGGCCGTCTCAATGACGGTCCACACCCTCGTCGCGGTCACCGGTGTTGGCGCGGTCGTGGTAGCCCTCCCGGCCGCGCTGGTGACCATCCGCCTGGTGGGCGCCGGCTACCTCGTCTACCTCGGCATGGGAGCACTGCGCCGCGCGGACGGGCCGGACGCGCCGCCGGTGACGGCCACCGGCCGGAACTTCTGGCGCGCCATGGTCGTGAATCTCACCAATCCGAAGATCGTGATCTTCTTCATCGCGTTCCTGCCTCAGTTCGTCGACACCACTATCGGACACTCCGCCGTACAGCTTTTAGTCCTCGGGCTCTCGTTTGTCGTCGTCGGCTTCCTCATCGACACCGTCTACGCATTGTTGGGTGGGCTCGTCGGACGCCTCCTGGCCCGGCGAGGCAAGAATGCGCGGGCGCTTGCCATGATCAGCGGTATCGTCTACCTCGTTCTCGGCGCGCTGGTGCTTGCATCACTCCTTATCGACCTGCTCGCCGTCCGACCGGAGCCCTTCTGA